The Xyrauchen texanus isolate HMW12.3.18 chromosome 38, RBS_HiC_50CHRs, whole genome shotgun sequence genome window below encodes:
- the atf5b gene encoding uncharacterized protein atf5b, with amino-acid sequence MTKTFDAYPHSFSTESSPGSSIPPSPLEHDVQMPSDLEVMTTLLKEELAQLEDYYLYESTPMKFEKWQKCDKSLQSMATQSYYQLPCPSYNGNQSETNPRLVTLATGELDLRGFCGSSMGRPKMSRPSPYSYIRTHCNSQRKTANGCKDVEVFEKETWTFKGTHSGYAELAFDQCSVDKPFGKNHASAKKVRECAILLKEEERNCFTEDVFYRAEMMRTYDIGGSPDTYHRREGQTHGMKMLGHEGIAMPVLQCTENESCPPYKQSEVAECYFHQITANLEPYHGFMNEIDQPIRTGAAELQNNDYLHHECLGDQSFECLSGDSVGSSFELPVQKPIQRSRESQCVFKPDIKVGSFERNHGERKQKKRDQNKSAAHRYRQRKRAEQDCLEEELHGLEGRNRELRDKAESVEREIQYVKDLLIEVYKARSQRLKEDSSA; translated from the exons ATGACAAAAACTTTTGACGCTTACCCACACTCATTTTCCACAGAGTCTTCTCCCGGTTCCTCTATCCCACCCTCACCCCTGGAGCATGACGTACAGATGCCCTCCGACTTGGAGGTAATGACCACTCTTCTTAAAGAAGAACTGGCGCAACTGGAGGATTATTACCTATACGAATCGACACCCATGAAAtttgaaaaatggcaaaaatgtgaCAAAAGCTTACAAAGTATGGCCACACAGTCATATTATCAATTACCCTGCCCTTCGTACAATGGAAACCAATCTGAAACAAATCCCAGGCTGGTTACCCTGGCAACTGGAGAGCTCGACCTGCGAGGCTTCTGTGGCAGCTCAATGGGTAGACCGAAAATGTCCAGACCTAGTCCTTACAGCTACATTCGGACGCACTGCAATAGCCAAAGAAAAACGGCAAATGGATGTAAAGATGTTGAGGTCTTTGAGAAAGAAACTTGGACTTTCAAAGGGACTCATTCAGGTTATGCAGAGTTGGCTTTTGACCAGTGCTCTGTTGATAAACCCTTTGGAAAGAACCATGCGAGCGCAAAGAAGGTTCGAGAATGTGCCATATTGTTGAAGGAGGAAGAAAGAAATTGTTTCACGGAAGATGtattttacagagcagaaatgATGAGAACTTATGACATTGGTGGTTCACCGGACACGTACCACAGGAGAGAGGGCCAGACCCATGGAATGAAGATGCTTGGCCATGAGGGGATTGCAATGCCGGTTTTGCAGTGCACTGAGAACGAAAGCTGTCCGCCATATAAACAATCCGAAGTAGCCGAGTGTTACTTTCATCAGATTACTGCCAATCTAGAGCCATATCACGGCTTCATGAATGAAATCGACCAGCCAATCAGAACTGGGGCTGCTGAACTCCAGAATAATGACTACTTGCACCATGAATGCCTTGGAGATCAAAGCTTTGAATGTCTGTCTGGAGACAGTGTAGGGTCCTCTTTTGAGTTGCCTGTTCAGAAACCAATACAAAGGTCAAGGGAAAGTCAGTGTGTGTTTAAACCTGATATTAAAGTAGGTTCCTTTGAGAGAAACCATGGAGAACGCAAGCAGAAGAAAAGAGACCAAAACAAGTCAGCTGCCCACAG GTATCGGCAGCGTAAGAGGGCAGAGCAGGACTGTTTGGAGGAGGAGCTTCATGGTTTGGAAGGGCGTAACAGAGAACTTCGAGACAAAGCAGAATCTGTAGAGAGAGAGATTCAGTATGTGAAAGATCTCCTTATTGAAGTCTACAAGGCTCGCAGTCAGCGCTTGAAAGAGGATTCCAGTGCCTAA